One window from the genome of Pseudodesulfovibrio alkaliphilus encodes:
- a CDS encoding manganese efflux pump MntP encodes MGTAELVTIAIALAMDAFAVAIATGVALKAVSFRQTFRLSWHFGLFQALMPIIGWHLGITVREYIEAYDHWIAFVLLGYIGYKMIREAFADEDASRGDPTRGMSLIVLSVATSIDALAVGLSLSVLGVSIWWPSAVIGIVALIFTMVGLHVGKTAVRAKCLGKYAEILGGTVLIGIGVRILWEHGALPL; translated from the coding sequence ATGGGAACCGCAGAGCTCGTCACCATAGCCATCGCCCTGGCCATGGATGCCTTTGCCGTGGCCATTGCCACCGGGGTGGCCCTCAAGGCCGTTTCCTTTCGCCAGACCTTTCGGCTCTCCTGGCACTTCGGGTTGTTTCAGGCCCTCATGCCGATCATCGGCTGGCATCTCGGGATCACGGTCCGGGAGTATATCGAGGCGTACGACCACTGGATAGCGTTCGTCCTGCTTGGCTACATCGGGTACAAGATGATCCGCGAGGCCTTTGCGGACGAGGATGCTTCCAGGGGAGACCCGACACGGGGCATGAGCCTGATCGTCCTGTCCGTGGCGACGAGCATCGACGCACTGGCCGTGGGGCTTAGTCTCTCGGTGCTGGGAGTTTCCATTTGGTGGCCTTCGGCGGTCATCGGCATCGTTGCCCTGATTTTCACCATGGTCGGCCTCCATGTCGGCAAGACCGCAGTCAGGGCCAAGTGTCTTGGCAAATATGCCGAGATTCTCGGAGGGACCGTGCTCATCGGTATCGGTGTACGCATTCTTTGGGAGCACGGCGCCTTGCCCCTCTGA